Proteins encoded within one genomic window of Gemmatimonadota bacterium:
- a CDS encoding ABC transporter permease, producing MTNYIIRRLLHMIPTLILISMVSFVVIQAPPGDMLTSRLAELAEQGELGSESAMAQIDALRERYGLNDPIYVQYIHWIWKIVSKGDFGQSFTYEMDVMELLAERLGLTLTLTLSTLIFTWIVAIPIGIYSATRQYSIGDYGFTFLGFIGLATPNFLLALVIMFIQVAVFEAESVGGLLSPEYIGAAWTWAKFVDLLKHIWVPIIVIGTGSTAGIIRIMRGNLLDILGQQHIQTGRAKGLKEGKVIVKYGVRIAINPLVSRLGLELPNLLSGAVVTGIVLGLPTAGPIFLTALTSQDMYLAGAFLLLAATFLLIGNLLADILLAWLDPRIRYE from the coding sequence ATGACCAACTACATCATCCGCCGTCTATTGCACATGATCCCCACGCTGATCCTGATCTCAATGGTCAGCTTTGTGGTCATTCAAGCACCGCCGGGCGATATGCTCACCTCTCGCCTCGCCGAATTGGCCGAACAGGGCGAACTCGGATCTGAAAGCGCGATGGCGCAAATCGACGCCCTGCGCGAACGCTATGGCCTCAACGATCCGATCTATGTGCAATACATCCACTGGATCTGGAAAATCGTCAGCAAAGGCGACTTCGGGCAATCCTTCACTTACGAAATGGACGTGATGGAACTCCTGGCCGAACGACTGGGACTCACCCTCACACTCACACTCTCCACATTGATCTTCACCTGGATCGTCGCCATACCCATTGGCATCTACTCTGCCACCCGACAGTATTCGATAGGCGATTACGGCTTTACCTTTCTCGGATTCATCGGCCTGGCCACCCCAAACTTTTTGCTGGCTCTGGTCATCATGTTCATTCAGGTCGCCGTCTTCGAAGCCGAATCCGTAGGCGGACTCCTCTCTCCCGAATACATCGGCGCTGCCTGGACATGGGCAAAATTCGTCGATCTCCTCAAACATATCTGGGTCCCCATCATCGTCATCGGCACGGGCAGCACAGCGGGCATCATCCGCATCATGCGCGGCAACCTGCTCGACATACTCGGCCAACAACACATCCAAACCGGCCGCGCCAAGGGCCTCAAAGAAGGCAAAGTCATCGTCAAATACGGCGTGCGCATTGCCATCAACCCCCTCGTCAGCCGCCTGGGCCTCGAACTGCCCAACCTGCTCTCTGGCGCCGTCGTCACTGGCATCGTACTCGGCCTGCCAACCGCCGGCCCCATTTTTCTCACAGCACTCACATCTCAAGACATGTATCTGGCAGGTGCATTCCTGCTCTTAGCCGCCACTTTCTTACTCATCGGCAATTTATTAGCCGATATTCTCCTGGCATGGCTCGACCCGAGGATTCGCTATGAGTAG
- a CDS encoding ABC transporter permease: MSSVVETPPDEREETLVVENTTTATYSQRQLIWRRFKKHRAGVIGGCVVIFLYICVFLGEFLAPHDPAHRYYNYVHLPAQRIHIFSQDGIHWPFVYGIKKSFDLQTGIKTYTEDASVRYPVYPFARGAQYTFYGLFTTDIHLFGTGKDNPMFLLGTDRFGRDMLSRIIAGGRISLTIGLLAVFISLTLGSTLGVISGYYGGNIDNIIQRIIELIFAFPSIPILMALSAILPPEWPSHLVFMGIVTVLALVGWGGLAREIRGKTLSIRESDFVLAARVAGAKDRRIIFRHLLPSMFSHIIVIATLAIPGFILGESTLSFLGLGIKPPMTSWGLLLSDAMNIHSLSLYPWLLIPGVCIIIAVLAFNFLGDGLRDAADPYSSR, from the coding sequence ATGAGTAGTGTCGTCGAAACACCTCCCGACGAGCGCGAAGAAACCCTCGTCGTAGAAAACACAACCACCGCCACCTATTCACAGCGCCAGCTCATCTGGCGGCGTTTCAAAAAACACCGCGCTGGCGTCATCGGTGGATGCGTGGTCATCTTTCTCTACATCTGCGTCTTTCTGGGCGAATTTCTTGCCCCACACGATCCGGCGCATCGCTACTATAACTACGTACACCTGCCCGCCCAGCGCATCCACATATTCTCTCAAGACGGCATCCACTGGCCCTTTGTCTATGGCATCAAAAAATCTTTTGACCTGCAAACCGGTATCAAAACCTATACAGAAGACGCCTCTGTGCGCTATCCCGTGTACCCCTTTGCGCGAGGTGCCCAATACACATTCTATGGCCTCTTTACCACCGACATTCACCTGTTTGGCACCGGCAAAGACAATCCCATGTTCCTCCTCGGCACCGACCGCTTTGGGCGCGACATGCTCTCGCGCATTATCGCAGGGGGCCGCATCTCCCTCACCATTGGCCTGCTCGCCGTATTCATCAGCCTCACCCTCGGCTCCACACTCGGTGTGATCTCCGGCTATTACGGCGGCAATATCGATAACATCATCCAGCGCATCATCGAACTCATCTTTGCATTTCCATCTATCCCCATTCTCATGGCCCTCAGCGCAATATTGCCTCCCGAATGGCCCTCGCATCTGGTCTTTATGGGCATTGTCACCGTACTCGCGCTCGTGGGCTGGGGCGGACTCGCCCGTGAAATACGCGGCAAAACTCTGTCCATCCGCGAATCCGACTTTGTACTGGCCGCCCGCGTGGCCGGTGCCAAAGATCGGCGCATCATTTTTCGGCACCTGCTCCCATCCATGTTCAGCCACATCATCGTCATTGCAACCCTCGCCATTCCCGGATTCATCCTCGGCGAAAGTACATTGAGTTTTCTGGGCCTGGGCATCAAACCGCCCATGACCTCCTGGGGATTGCTCTTATCCGACGCCATGAACATTCACTCGCTCAGTCTCTATCCCTGGCTCCTCATCCCGGGGGTCTGCATCATCATTGCCGTCCTCGCCTTCAACTTCCTCGGCGATGGCCTGCGCGATGCAGCCGACCCGTATTCGAGCAGATAA
- a CDS encoding ABC transporter ATP-binding protein, with translation MTQPLLDIRDLKTYFHTDDGVVRAVDGVSLSIAPEKTLGLVGESGCGKSITAFSTMRLIPSPPGKIEHGQIFFHKDPESDPIDLTQLNPKGTQMRDIRGNDIAMIFQEPMTSLSPVHTVGNQIAEAIMLHQNADKKEARERAIDALNKVRLPRPDRQVDAYPHELSGGMRQRAMIAMALSCNPSLLIADEPTTALDVTVQAQILDLMRHLQSDIGMAIMLITHDLGVVASMADYVAVMYLGKIVEYSDTRTVFKDPRHPYTRGLLNSIPQVGQKRRLVPIEGTIPDPFEIPQGCAFAPRCPHAMDKCREEPQLLEIESGHRVSCWLEN, from the coding sequence ATGACCCAACCGCTCTTAGACATACGCGACCTCAAAACCTATTTCCACACCGACGATGGCGTCGTGCGCGCGGTCGATGGCGTATCCCTATCCATAGCGCCCGAAAAAACCCTCGGCCTGGTCGGCGAATCGGGCTGTGGAAAAAGCATCACCGCCTTTTCAACCATGCGCCTCATCCCGAGTCCCCCGGGCAAAATCGAACACGGGCAGATCTTCTTTCACAAAGATCCCGAAAGCGATCCCATTGACCTGACACAACTCAATCCCAAAGGCACGCAGATGCGTGACATTCGCGGGAATGACATCGCCATGATCTTTCAGGAGCCTATGACCTCTCTCAGCCCTGTACACACCGTGGGCAACCAAATTGCCGAGGCGATCATGCTGCATCAGAACGCAGACAAAAAAGAAGCTCGTGAACGCGCTATCGATGCCCTCAACAAAGTGCGCCTGCCCCGTCCCGACCGTCAGGTCGATGCGTATCCCCATGAACTCTCAGGCGGCATGCGCCAGCGCGCCATGATCGCAATGGCCCTCTCGTGCAATCCCAGCTTGCTCATCGCCGACGAACCCACGACAGCCCTCGATGTCACAGTACAGGCCCAAATCCTGGACCTGATGCGCCATCTCCAATCCGACATCGGCATGGCGATCATGCTCATCACCCACGACCTCGGCGTCGTCGCCAGCATGGCCGACTACGTCGCGGTGATGTACCTGGGCAAAATCGTCGAATACTCCGACACGCGCACCGTCTTCAAAGATCCGCGCCATCCCTACACCAGGGGCCTGCTGAACTCCATTCCACAAGTAGGCCAAAAACGCCGCCTGGTACCCATCGAAGGCACAATCCCCGATCCTTTTGAAATCCCACAAGGCTGCGCCTTTGCCCCGCGGTGCCCGCATGCAATGGATAAGTGCCGAGAAGAACCACAACTCCTCGAAATAGAATCGGGCCATCGCGTCAGTTGTTGGCTGGAAAACTGA